One segment of Methylotuvimicrobium sp. KM2 DNA contains the following:
- the cas1 gene encoding CRISPR-associated endonuclease Cas1, with amino-acid sequence MILIIDQRTVSVSYESQTLCIRRDHEPMQRIPLNLLEQMIVYGKPNIDISVWRALSAAAIPACLLSLRGGQEPVVLASGLAKRLPLRRLQYRCAENKNHAHAIARWFLAQKFVSYDLSLNVLSEAQQNAFKQQRHTLTENLNQSQNIQAMMGLEGALAHAWFASLAETLPAQWRFSGRNRRPPQDPFNALLSLGYTLLTGEIRQILVSEGLDPAFGFLHQPAPGREALALDFTELFRSAVDFALYAFIEELTPQDFYYSQAHGCRLTKSARPLFYRFWAEFREQCPRYAGNSQAEENGKIVSAPLPEQIRGRVAVLRECMKSLEAEPSDD; translated from the coding sequence ATGATACTCATCATTGACCAACGCACCGTCAGCGTTAGCTACGAAAGCCAAACCCTTTGCATCCGGCGCGACCACGAACCGATGCAACGCATACCGCTCAACCTTCTGGAACAAATGATAGTCTACGGCAAACCCAACATCGATATTTCCGTATGGCGAGCCTTGTCGGCTGCCGCCATTCCAGCCTGCCTACTATCCTTACGCGGCGGGCAAGAACCGGTCGTATTGGCATCGGGATTGGCGAAGCGATTACCGTTACGACGACTGCAATACCGCTGCGCCGAAAACAAAAACCATGCGCACGCAATTGCCCGCTGGTTTCTGGCCCAAAAATTTGTCAGTTACGACCTATCGCTTAACGTTTTGAGCGAAGCACAACAAAACGCCTTTAAACAACAGCGCCATACCCTAACCGAAAACCTAAACCAAAGCCAAAACATTCAAGCGATGATGGGACTTGAAGGCGCTTTAGCCCATGCCTGGTTCGCGTCTTTAGCCGAAACATTGCCGGCCCAATGGCGATTTTCCGGACGAAACCGAAGACCGCCTCAAGACCCATTCAATGCCTTACTGTCGCTAGGATACACCTTACTCACCGGAGAAATACGGCAAATCCTAGTCAGCGAAGGACTGGATCCGGCCTTCGGTTTTTTGCATCAACCGGCGCCCGGACGAGAAGCTTTGGCTTTGGACTTTACCGAATTATTCCGAAGCGCTGTGGATTTCGCTTTGTATGCATTTATCGAAGAACTGACACCCCAAGACTTCTACTACAGTCAAGCCCACGGCTGCCGTCTGACCAAAAGCGCCCGCCCTCTATTCTACCGATTTTGGGCGGAATTTCGTGAACAGTGTCCACGTTACGCCGGCAACAGCCAAGCAGAGGAGAACGGCAAGATCGTTAGCGCGCCGCTGCCGGAACAAATACGCGGCCGAGTAGCGGTTTTACGCGAATGCATGAAATCACTGGAAGCGGAGCCGAGCGATGACTGA
- the cas2 gene encoding CRISPR-associated endonuclease Cas2 yields the protein MQNQAVLAYDIVDNKTRRKAFKRLQAWQIGSQYSVFECRLNKRQSEELLLQLCNIIDEQQDKLLFVWLDSRRPAKALTKRAQIQFQTPAWYIG from the coding sequence ATGCAGAACCAAGCCGTCCTCGCCTACGACATCGTCGACAACAAAACCCGCCGCAAAGCCTTTAAGCGCCTACAAGCTTGGCAAATCGGCAGTCAATATTCGGTCTTCGAATGCCGACTAAACAAGCGGCAATCGGAAGAACTACTCTTACAACTTTGCAACATCATCGACGAACAACAAGACAAATTATTGTTCGTCTGGCTTGACAGCCGGCGACCGGCCAAGGCGCTGACCAAACGGGCTCAAATACAGTTTCAGACACCGGCATGGTATATCGGCTAA
- the cas10 gene encoding type III-B CRISPR-associated protein Cas10/Cmr2 yields MTQSYFHFTLGPVQGFVAQARRTRDFWAGSFLLSWLSAVAMRAVIQQQGEIIFPKADQNYLNWLEGKDKDKDTSPQQGCVPNRFKGGLARVPADFQPQQVVDSIQQAWMALGECVWHNDLAACSEQTRAIWQRQVQHFWEISWALSADVNESNLLDRRKNWRSYLPPEETGVKCMMMDGWQELSGIASPNSKDLARFWRALRQNGQRGMGSDLREHEYLCAIALIKRRFARYFHELTVPMPGGWRLSGWSVNPAVPSVAYMAAAPWLAKVLDQAPESALRDFHDAAKQLTASYGEYATDLQCINNILDKYPERKLLWYTKNLDGNVFFEAALDNENIYANQTLAQQTKKKLNALRRSLPETIESVSPFYAVLMMDGDSLGSHMSDVNKQQHISDGLNQFTQGVPEIVEENSGFLVYAGGDDVLALLPLEFALKCAQALRSHYLTCFAAWPDINTTLSGAIEYAHIRMPLGKVLSDAHQLLDDIAKEHTGRDAIAVRVWKPGGQHLQWAMPWEKALNKDGEVIMQTLADDFAKDQQKTPFSNSFFFHVEERFALVNRGDVQPFSNDELVDLIAADYLSSGVHRVAQEQSKITLEQARQRLQDLLSQCFLIKRHVDESKVIYNRSARLDTDALQLVRFLAQKGVDHG; encoded by the coding sequence ATGACACAGAGCTATTTCCACTTCACCCTCGGCCCGGTTCAGGGCTTCGTTGCCCAAGCTCGGCGTACACGGGATTTCTGGGCCGGTTCCTTTTTGTTGTCCTGGCTATCGGCGGTGGCGATGCGCGCAGTTATTCAACAACAAGGGGAAATCATTTTTCCGAAAGCGGATCAGAACTACTTGAATTGGCTGGAAGGCAAAGACAAAGACAAAGACACCTCGCCGCAACAAGGCTGCGTACCTAACCGTTTCAAAGGCGGCTTAGCCAGAGTTCCTGCCGATTTCCAACCTCAGCAAGTCGTGGACAGCATCCAACAAGCCTGGATGGCGTTGGGTGAATGCGTCTGGCATAACGATTTGGCGGCGTGCTCTGAGCAAACGCGTGCCATTTGGCAGCGGCAAGTCCAGCATTTTTGGGAAATCAGTTGGGCCTTGTCTGCGGATGTAAACGAAAGCAATCTGTTGGATCGACGTAAAAACTGGCGCAGTTATTTGCCGCCCGAAGAAACAGGCGTTAAATGCATGATGATGGACGGCTGGCAAGAACTGTCCGGTATTGCCTCTCCGAATAGCAAAGATTTGGCAAGATTCTGGCGGGCTTTGCGCCAAAACGGGCAGCGTGGTATGGGCAGCGATTTGCGGGAACACGAATATCTGTGCGCCATCGCCTTGATTAAACGCCGTTTCGCGCGTTATTTCCACGAATTGACTGTACCGATGCCGGGAGGCTGGAGGCTGTCCGGTTGGTCAGTTAACCCGGCTGTGCCATCGGTAGCCTACATGGCCGCTGCTCCCTGGTTGGCGAAAGTGCTCGACCAAGCGCCGGAATCCGCTTTGCGGGATTTTCACGATGCCGCAAAACAACTGACTGCCAGTTATGGCGAATATGCAACGGATTTACAGTGTATCAATAATATTTTGGACAAATACCCCGAACGAAAACTGTTGTGGTACACCAAAAACCTCGATGGCAACGTGTTCTTCGAGGCGGCGTTGGATAATGAAAATATCTATGCCAATCAAACTCTAGCGCAACAAACCAAGAAAAAGCTGAACGCGCTGCGCCGCTCACTCCCCGAAACCATCGAATCGGTCAGCCCGTTCTACGCGGTGTTGATGATGGACGGCGATTCGCTGGGTAGTCACATGAGCGATGTCAATAAACAGCAACATATCAGCGATGGACTGAATCAATTCACTCAAGGTGTGCCGGAAATTGTCGAAGAAAACAGCGGTTTTCTGGTTTATGCCGGTGGAGACGATGTGTTAGCGCTGTTACCGCTGGAGTTTGCACTGAAATGCGCTCAGGCGCTGCGCAGTCACTATTTAACATGCTTTGCCGCTTGGCCAGACATCAATACGACGCTATCCGGCGCGATTGAATACGCCCATATTCGGATGCCGTTGGGTAAGGTGCTGTCCGACGCCCATCAGTTACTGGATGACATCGCCAAAGAACATACCGGACGCGATGCCATTGCGGTACGGGTTTGGAAGCCTGGCGGTCAACATCTGCAATGGGCTATGCCGTGGGAAAAAGCGTTGAATAAAGACGGCGAAGTCATCATGCAGACGCTAGCCGATGATTTCGCCAAGGACCAACAAAAAACGCCGTTTTCCAATAGTTTTTTCTTTCATGTCGAAGAACGCTTTGCCTTGGTTAATCGGGGTGATGTTCAACCGTTTTCGAATGACGAGCTAGTGGATCTGATTGCTGCCGATTATTTGAGCTCGGGGGTTCATCGCGTCGCGCAAGAACAGTCTAAGATTACGCTCGAACAGGCGCGTCAACGTTTACAGGACTTATTGAGTCAATGTTTTCTAATCAAGCGACACGTTGACGAAAGCAAAGTAATCTATAACCGCAGCGCAAGACTCGATACCGATGCATTGCAACTGGTGCGCTTTTTAGCGCAAAAAGGAGTTGATCATGGCTAA
- the cas2 gene encoding CRISPR-associated endonuclease Cas2, translated as MKKQWYLLCYDIREEKRLKKFHYRLSKQAMAMQKSVFLVEAGDKEIQKIIQLVDAYTHTHEDDVRLYPIEHPKAIWSAGIQNQSFRGIATGQDDVAHNTSLLARLLRRLSGEHA; from the coding sequence ATGAAAAAGCAATGGTATCTGCTCTGCTACGACATCAGAGAAGAAAAACGATTAAAAAAATTTCACTATCGCTTGAGCAAGCAAGCGATGGCAATGCAAAAATCAGTATTTCTAGTAGAAGCCGGCGACAAAGAGATCCAAAAAATCATTCAACTTGTCGACGCCTACACCCACACACACGAAGACGATGTTCGTCTATACCCTATCGAACACCCTAAAGCGATCTGGAGCGCCGGCATTCAAAACCAATCGTTTCGGGGTATCGCAACCGGACAAGACGACGTGGCGCACAACACATCGCTATTGGCCCGTCTGCTCCGGCGATTATCGGGAGAACACGCATGA
- the cmr1 gene encoding type III-B CRISPR module RAMP protein Cmr1, translating into MQILEAKYEIVTPIFIGGADANDKPELRPPSIKGALRFWWRALHWGRYLREQDNDDIAALNVLHEKEAELFGAATRENRYGQGLFQLKLTDVKTQGIEKSWPKNNEGGAGFLGYGLDATQSGDPHRKGIANGTFTLQLGFKKTANEEHIQQLEDTLIIWGMLGGLGSRARRGFGSVAMTSLNGHSYRFDTTAAYFDAISQRLNAFDPAPSMPIYTAFSQTSRIVDAGQGRDVKLLMNRLGDRYREARKRAGRGLNKLPFGLPLAGNYGEADEDNRRAGSLLMHLHPVGNEYVSVITWLPAIFHPGYPSGNQLDFYCPVQAFIDSMEQVYP; encoded by the coding sequence ATGCAAATACTCGAAGCGAAATACGAAATTGTCACGCCGATTTTTATCGGCGGCGCTGATGCTAATGATAAACCTGAGCTTCGTCCGCCTTCCATCAAAGGTGCGCTTCGTTTTTGGTGGCGGGCCCTGCACTGGGGGCGTTATTTGCGCGAACAAGATAACGATGACATCGCTGCATTAAATGTACTGCATGAAAAAGAGGCCGAACTATTTGGTGCGGCAACACGGGAAAATCGTTATGGCCAAGGTCTTTTTCAGCTCAAATTAACCGATGTCAAAACGCAAGGCATCGAAAAATCATGGCCCAAAAATAATGAAGGCGGCGCCGGTTTTTTAGGTTATGGTTTAGATGCGACGCAAAGCGGCGATCCACATCGCAAGGGCATCGCTAACGGGACATTCACTCTGCAATTAGGTTTCAAAAAAACGGCTAATGAAGAACATATCCAACAATTGGAAGATACGCTTATCATTTGGGGCATGCTGGGCGGGTTAGGTAGTCGCGCTCGTCGAGGATTCGGTTCCGTCGCGATGACCAGCCTGAACGGCCATAGCTATCGCTTTGACACGACCGCTGCCTATTTCGACGCTATCAGCCAACGGCTCAATGCATTCGATCCAGCGCCTTCTATGCCTATTTATACCGCCTTTAGCCAGACCAGCCGAATTGTCGATGCCGGTCAGGGGCGGGATGTCAAACTACTCATGAATCGCTTAGGTGACCGCTACCGCGAAGCGCGCAAGCGAGCCGGTCGCGGTTTGAATAAGTTACCGTTTGGGTTGCCGTTAGCAGGCAATTACGGTGAAGCCGATGAAGACAATCGTCGTGCCGGTTCTTTGCTAATGCATTTGCATCCGGTCGGCAATGAGTATGTGTCAGTTATTACCTGGCTGCCCGCCATCTTTCATCCTGGTTATCCCAGTGGTAACCAACTCGATTTTTATTGCCCCGTACAAGCTTTTATTGACTCAATGGAGCAGGTTTACCCATGA
- a CDS encoding DUF1874 domain-containing protein, translating into MTTYLINSPILTQYGDWRFEGPLTLEQTLAILADDFISAVGHRATAQFLTQLLGIDVPENRVRITMHSGDRAIVLRLNTRFEEGRILSASELAETDYELGLLTRIN; encoded by the coding sequence ATGACGACTTACTTGATCAACAGCCCCATTCTAACTCAGTATGGCGACTGGCGTTTTGAAGGCCCTTTAACGCTCGAGCAAACCCTCGCAATATTGGCAGACGATTTCATTTCCGCTGTCGGACACCGCGCTACGGCACAATTTTTGACCCAATTACTGGGCATTGACGTTCCTGAAAATCGTGTTCGCATTACCATGCACTCAGGCGACCGTGCTATCGTTTTAAGACTCAATACCCGATTTGAGGAAGGCCGTATTTTATCGGCTTCGGAATTGGCAGAAACCGATTATGAATTGGGTTTATTAACACGCATCAACTAA
- a CDS encoding 4Fe-4S single cluster domain-containing protein — translation MTGINVAALLPVTASLGPGRRFALWVQGCCFDCPGCIAPSWIPNIPNQMLDIDEIAGRILETPGLEGLTVSGGEPFLQAGEISTLIDTLKSVRPNFTVIVYTGFRLDYLKEEADSQRLALLQRVDVLIDGVYRQELNDGLGLRGSSNQRVHFLTDVYAELSDAFIRAPRQLELHIGDQNEIFMAGIPAKELPDQLSFLRETVA, via the coding sequence ATGACAGGAATCAATGTGGCCGCCTTATTGCCCGTTACCGCATCGCTCGGACCGGGGCGGCGCTTTGCATTGTGGGTACAAGGTTGTTGTTTCGACTGCCCGGGATGCATAGCGCCTTCATGGATTCCGAATATTCCTAATCAGATGCTCGACATTGATGAGATAGCAGGGCGTATTTTGGAGACACCGGGTCTTGAAGGCTTGACAGTCTCAGGTGGAGAACCCTTTTTACAGGCTGGAGAAATCAGCACATTGATCGATACGCTCAAATCCGTACGCCCGAATTTCACAGTCATTGTCTATACCGGGTTTCGTCTAGACTATCTAAAAGAAGAAGCCGATAGCCAGCGCCTCGCGTTGTTACAGCGGGTAGACGTATTGATTGACGGCGTCTATCGTCAAGAGCTGAATGATGGATTGGGGCTTCGCGGTTCCAGCAACCAACGCGTCCATTTTTTGACTGATGTCTATGCGGAACTATCCGATGCTTTTATCCGAGCCCCACGGCAGTTGGAGCTGCATATTGGCGACCAAAACGAAATCTTCATGGCCGGCATTCCCGCAAAAGAATTACCCGACCAATTAAGCTTCCTAAGGGAAACGGTCGCATGA
- a CDS encoding reverse transcriptase domain-containing protein — protein MTESPLEQAMSPDIIDQSWHRLKTEHTPWSPQVTREALQSNLLHHILTLREDVLRGTYRPKPLRQFPMQKADGKQRIITAQYLADKLIQRALLIVLEPKAERLFHDNSYAYRPKRSVNDAIAKVREHVRCGRAWLVDADIEKFFDNIPHNRLLKRLKGFVDDDKTFKLLAVWLEQGAHHKSLLGKRLGIPQGAILSPLMCNLYMHDFDMSLTEANIPFVRFADDFLLFTDSEKNARAAMEYARYQLDKLGLKLHPQKTRVVQSGPRVVFLGQKLPCAKR, from the coding sequence ATGACTGAAAGCCCATTGGAACAAGCCATGTCCCCGGACATCATAGATCAAAGCTGGCATCGCTTAAAAACCGAACACACCCCGTGGTCGCCTCAAGTGACTCGGGAAGCGTTGCAAAGTAATTTATTGCATCACATATTAACGCTAAGAGAAGACGTTCTTAGAGGGACTTACCGCCCGAAACCTTTGCGGCAATTTCCGATGCAAAAAGCCGACGGCAAACAGCGCATCATAACGGCCCAATATTTGGCGGATAAACTCATACAGAGAGCACTATTGATCGTACTGGAACCCAAGGCCGAACGGCTATTTCACGATAATAGCTACGCCTATCGTCCCAAGCGAAGCGTCAACGACGCCATTGCCAAAGTCCGCGAACACGTTCGCTGCGGCCGCGCTTGGCTGGTAGATGCCGACATTGAAAAGTTTTTCGACAACATCCCGCACAACCGGCTCCTAAAGAGGCTCAAAGGCTTTGTCGACGATGATAAAACCTTCAAGCTTCTTGCCGTATGGCTGGAACAAGGCGCCCACCATAAAAGCTTACTCGGCAAACGTTTAGGCATTCCGCAAGGGGCAATTTTATCGCCTTTGATGTGTAATTTGTACATGCATGATTTCGACATGAGCCTCACAGAGGCTAATATCCCGTTCGTGCGTTTTGCCGATGATTTTTTATTATTTACCGACAGCGAAAAAAATGCGCGAGCGGCAATGGAATACGCCAGGTACCAATTGGATAAATTGGGTCTTAAACTACATCCGCAAAAAACCCGTGTTGTGCAAAGCGGCCCCCGCGTTGTGTTTTTAGGTCAAAAACTCCCTTGCGCAAAACGCTAA